The genomic DNA TTCCCTTCTCGTACACACGGCAACCGTCCCGTCTTCTGGAGCAGCAATGCAGAGGTCGGGCTGATCAATTGGCCGGCTTCGGTTTGTCCCTGCTGAATTTCTGCAGGAGTCACCCAGACATTTTGCGGGTTCCGCTCGATCAGTTGCTGAGATTCTTCCGTCAAGTGTCCGGCAAACAGTGTGGTTTGATAGGTGGTCTCCGTTTGTGCCCGCTGGGAAAACGCTCGATACTGGAGTCTTCCAATCGGGATCGGATCAATCTGAAATTGATCTGCCGCGAGTTCGAGCTCTTCGTTCGATTCCCGGATCGCACAATTCAGACTTGTTTCCTCGGCCCGTTGATGTCCTCCGACAAAGTGAAACGCTTTCCAGCCTGCGTTCCACTGAGCCAGATACTCCAGGCCACGAGCCGACCTGCGTTCGTAGAAGACGATGGCACCGATCGACTCCCTCATAACTTCCTCCCATTCGTGCAATACCCGCTCTGACTACAACAGCGGTTTCAATCAGCTAAGTTGTGCTTCCAGAACCGACAAGATTTCCTGAGCCGTCTGAGAAATCGGCTGCATGGAACTGACTTCACTCGATGTCAGCCAGACACCCTTGCCGGTGAACGATGACAAGTCGCCTTCGATCTGGAATACAAAGACTTCCCGGGAATATCGTTTCCACTGCCCGTCCCGATGACTTCGATGGCTGTAAGGTTGCAGCTCCAGTTCGACAGATTGCTCTGGAATTTCCGAGTCCTTTAACGGTCGCCCCAAACCTTCGGCTGCTGCACGGATGGCGGCCTGCTGTGCGGATTCACTGTTCTCATCGATAGTTCCCGAGGGACCGGACCAGGTACGAATTTTTGTCATCGGCAAAGAGAAGGCTCCCCAATTGTCATTCCAGGTGAGCAATGTGCGACCTTCACAGAGAATGACGGCGACGGAGAGATTGACTTCGGGATAACTGAATGGCTTAGACATGAATGGGCTTTCTCAATGAAATTTGATTGCAAGGTGGACGGGAAATTGTGAGGATAACAAGAGGAAGTCTTGCGTCCTGAGTCTCATCTTATCAGAATGAACGCAAGATATAATCAATTGGTTCACGAAATTAATCGAAGATTCTCAAATAAAATGCCAAGACCACCGCGACTCTCTCTCGATATGATGGAAACGCTCGTCATTCTTTTTGAATGCGAGGGGGATGCCTCGATGGCAGCTGACATGCTCGAGATCAATCAGCCGAGTATGAGCAAGCGGCTCGGGATCCTGCAGCACTCGAATCCTCTGGCTCGTTACCCCTGGCTGGAAAAGCAGGGGAAGTTGTGGGTGCTGACTCATGAGGGAGAACGGAACCTGCCAGCGATTCGCGATATTGTGCGAACGGCTCGGAACCTGCAGGAGGATCTTGATGAGCGTGTTGAACGGGCTCCCGATATTTCGATCGCCTGCGGTCAACTTGCAGTACAGACTTTTGTTCGGCACGCGTTACTGAAATTTCGTAAGCGAAATCCTGAACTCCGAATTCGGGTGAGCACTCCCCGCGGAGAAGAACGCATCCTGGGCGTTGCGACTGGTCATTACGATGTCGCTATTGTCACCCATGATGAGGCGGATATTCTCAATATCGCCAAGCGTCCGCTGCATGTCGAAAATCTGTTTGAAGATCCCTGGGTCGCCACCTGTAGCAATAAGGCCCCGAAAGAGATTCGTCAGAAATTTGAATCATTGCCCGGCAAAATCACATTCGCCGACCTCGTTGGCTTTCCGTTATTGCTTCCCGAGCCGGATGCAGGGATGAGAAAGAAATTTGACCGAGCCGTCATCGCGGCTGGACTTCAGGATAAGCTTTCTGTCCGCATGGAACTCGGCGGCTGGAATACTCTGCTCGAATTTGTCAAAGATGGCTGGGGGATCGGCATAGTCAGTCGTCAGTCCAGCTTGAATCAGAAATTGATGACCAAAGAGTTGCAAGCCGAAAAGGACTGGCAACCAGCAGCCGTCCGTTTGATCACACGCCCTATTGATGACGATCAAACGGAATCAACATCACTGCAAGAATTAACGGAACTCATTAAAGAGGCTTCTCCGAAGTAGTGCGTGGTTAGGAGTTCAAAGCAGTTCATGAACTACATCAATGATTTTCCGTTGAATGTCAAACCAAGTGTCCGGGGAACAATTCAAAGCTTTTTTCGCTTGGACTCGCAGTGATCAGTTCTATCCAGAGAAGCTTCAGCATTTCGCTTTAACGAAATTGATGAAGCTCAACCCTCGAAGGTCAGTGGTTCAATTCGCTGCCGTTTATGAGCAAGATCTCTAAATTATGAATGTGATGCAGTCTACCGTATCATAAGGTCCATTAAGGTGGACTGGACGGGGTTTCAGCCATATCGGCAATTCTTTAAAATATTTCCCATTCGTAAATTATTGGGCTGCACAATTCTTTTTTGTTTCTGTATAGTTGGATTGGGCAGCAAGATGATCGCCCGTGACAAAACCAGGGATGGCCCGCGTTTCTCTCCTTAAGAAATCCCTCACTCAGGAGTCTCCCATGTCACCGGAATTGCTGACGTCTTCCCCTGCGCCCATCAAACTGGGACGCCCGCTTGAAAGAACTTCTTCCTTTGGATTTTCAAATCCGAATCCTCAGAGTTCTCCTCTTCAAACTTTGCATACACCCATTACTGAATATCGCGGTGATAGCCATCTTATTACCTTGGCTCCGACAGGCCGAGGCAAGGGAGTCTCTTCCATCGTACCGACGCTACTCGACTACCCTGGCTCAGTCATTGTGTTTGATCCAAAGGGCGAAAACTATCAAATCTCAGGTCGACGCAGAAAAGAAATGGGACAGCGGGTGATTGTACTGAACCCGTTCAATGTTCTGAGCGATGAGACCGACAGCCTCAATCCTCTCGATTTATTGCAGCTCGAAGGAGCAGACATCGAAAGTGATGCTCAGATGCTGGCTCAGATGTTCGCAGCTGGCAATCGCTTCAATCGAGACCCCTTCTGGGACAATTCAGCTTGTGGTGTTCTCTCGGGATTGATCGCTTATTTCGGCTCGAAACCAGATGATTCCACCCGCACAGTCAATGCGATCCACGAACAGTTTCATGCGGACGATGTGATTTATCAGCTGGCTGTGCTGTTGGATAATCACAAAGATGAGATGCCGCAGTTTGCTTATCGAGAACTCGCCGCATTTTTGCAGCATCCCGAAAAAGAGACGCGTCCGAGTGTGCAATCGACCGTGGCGTCTTACTTGAAATGTCTGGCAGGCGGGAAGGTTCCGGAAGTCTTGAAGCACTCGTCCTTCTCGCTACAGGATTTTGTGGATGGCGAGCCAATTTCCATTTTCATCATCATTCCTCCATCAAAACTGGTCAGTCATCGAAATCTGTTGAGACTGCTGATCGCGACACTGCTGGGGGCTGTATTGACACGGGAAAATCGTCCCGAACATGCGACGCTCTTTCTGCTGGATGAAGCGGCTCAGCTGGGACATTTTCCGCTCTTGGAACAGGCGATCACCCTCTGCCGGGGATATGGCCTGAAGGTCTGGAGTTTCTGGCAGGACCTGTCGCAATTGAAGGAGCATTATCCGGAGACCTGGAAATCGATTCTCAATAACTGTGACATCAAGCAGCTCTTCGGCATCTCGGGAATGTTCATGGCTCAGGAATGGTCGTCCATTTTGGAGCACGATCCCCATGATTTACTCAAGCTGGCTGATAACGAACACCTGTTGATCTTTCCCGATGGGACCGAAGAGATTCAGCAGAGGCTCAACTATCTATGCGATCCTGAATATGCAGGGCTGTTCGATGAGAATCCTCGATACAGCCATACCCGACGTATCCGGAAACGACCTGAATATCGAGGACGTAAACTCCCTCTTCCTGACCCCCCAGAAAAGGAACAAAACGATGACAACAAACAATCACTCTGAGGAAATCACGATCAAGGAAGAAGAAAATGACTTCCCGTTGCAGACTGTTTCGTTCGTGCGAATCGGCTCTGCTCATGCGGAGGCAAGCCCAGAAATCGAAAAGTCGCTGCAGCAGTTTCTATATCGTGTGCGGGACGATGTTGCAGTGATTTACGAGCCGGAGGCCATTGGACAGGACGTAGAAATTAAACGGATGTACTAATCCCTATTGAAACGAATTCTTTTGATTCAGGATTGACTCATGAATAAATATTCCTTCACTGAAAAGCTGCATCGCAAAAACATTTATACCTGCATCCTGGTTAAAGGCCAGCTTACGAATGAAAAAAATGGCTACTGCTATTTCGGAGTCTTTCTCAAAGACTTCGACAGCATTCGCTTGCACTTCGAAAGTCAAAAACCATTCAACCCCAAAGACTTCAACTGCATCGTCCTGGCGCGAGCAGAGGGAGAACCGACCGATGAAGTCCGGCATTTCATGAACCGAAAATTCAGCTTCGCCGAAGACAAAACCATTCTGGAAATTTCGCGGAAGACGCATGGCCCGAATAAGAATTGATTGAACTTTTATTTAGCCAGACTAATTAATCAATTTGCAAAGGTGGCAATAAATCTTTGCCATTCTTTCTTATTGACTTCATTCGATTGACAGCAATGTGCTGAATTCTTCTACTTGAATACTGAACAAGAGTTCGTGTGACATAATCTGCGGTTGTTCCTGGGTAATGTTTCATAAACACATGTTTTCGGTTTCAGGAAGAACTGATGGGTGAGTCTTTTCAATTGATGCGGCAGTGGCGGATTTTGCAGTTGCTTTCTGCGCGGCGGTATGGGATGACCGTCAAAGAGTTGGCGGACGAAGGGGAAGTGCACACGCGGACGATTGTGCGGGATTTGAATTTACTGAAAACGGTTGGCTTTCCGATTCACGAATCCGTCGGTTCGCATGGGCGGAAGCATTGGAAAATCAATTCCGAAGTCGGCATTGCTCAGTTGCAGTTTACACTTGAAGAGGCGGCTGCGTTGTACCTGGGGCGTCAGTTTCTGGAAGCCTTTGCGGGGACGCTGTTCTGGGCCGGCTCGCAGAGTGCGTTTCAGAAAATGCGAGCGGCTCTGAGTGATCAGACGATTGAGTATCTTGAAAAGCTGGCCGCGACAGTCCACTTGAGTGCACTCCAGCATGTCGATTATTCCGATCGAGCCGAGCTGATTGACGACTTGATGATGGCAGCCGAGGATCGCCGATTGACCGTCATCACTTATCAATCGCTGCGTTCGACCGAACCTGTCACGCTCTACGATCTTCATCCTTATGCGATTGTGTTTCACAAAGGAGCTCTCTATCTGATTGCGTGGTCGCTGCAGCACAAGCAGATCCGCACCTTCAAAATCGATCGCATTTCCGAAGTGGAAGTGCAATCCGGCCTGATGAAATTCAAACGCCCGCAGGATTTTCAACCCGAAGAGTTTCTCGCGAACTCTTTCGGCATCTTCAGTAATGACGACCCTCCCAGCACCGTGAGAGTCCGCTTCTCAAAAGATGTCGTTCGCATTCTCAATGAAAAGAAATTCCATCCGAGCCAGGAACTTGTCCCTCAATCCGATGGTTCGGTGATTGCCGCATACTCCCTCTCCACCTTCGAAGAATTCCGCTCCTGGCTCCTCAGCTTCGGCCGCCACGCCCGCGTGATTGAGCCTGCAGAATTGATTGAGCAGATTCGGGATGAGGTGGGGGTGATGAGTCAAATGTATCTGAATTCCGTTTCCAATAAATAATCGACAGTCCTCATGAATTATAAAACATTTTTTAAATCTGCTACAGACGGCTTTAAACCATACCCCTATCAGACACGACTCGCGGAAGCGGAGTTGTTTCCCGAAGTGTTGAGTGTGCCCACGGGAGTTGGTAAGACTGCTGCGGTGATTTTGGCCTGGATGTATCGTCGTCATCTTGATGAGAGCGCTTCTCAAACTCCTCGGCGGCTCATTTATTGTCTGCCGATGCGAACGCTGGTTGAGCAAACTCACGAAGTCACTCGATTATGGCGCGACCAGTTGCAGCAGGCTGGGTTGTTGAAGAGACCTGTCAATCTGCACGTACTGATGGGCGGCGAAGAGGATACCCGTTGGTATGCCTCCCCTGAGAAGGATGCGATTTTGATTGGAACTCAGGATATGCTTTTGTCCCGGGCGTTGAATCGCGGTTATGGGATGAGTCGTTATCGCTGGCCGATCGATTTTTCGCTCGTCAATAACGATTGTCTGTGGGTTCTGGATGAGACACAATTGATGGGCGTCGGCTTGACGACGTCTGCTCAATTGCAGGGTCTGCGTGAAAAACTGCAAACTTATGGAAACTGCCAGACATTGTGGATGTCCGCGACGCTCAATCCCGATCCACTCAATACCGTGGATCACCCATTGCCGAAAACCGGGAAATGGCTATCGGAACAGATTGAAGCAGATGACCGGGAGGATGATCGTGTCGAAAATTTACTGACCGCCTCAAAACCATTGCTGCCAGCAAGTCTGGCTGTTCCGACAGATTCTGCATCTCGAAAGAAATACCCTCAACAGCTGGCTGAGCAGGTTTTGAAATCGCATCAAGCAGGTACTTTGACACTGGTGGTTCTCAATCGCGTCGATCGAACTCAGGAGACATTTCGCCAGCTTCAGAAGCAGACAGAAAAAGAAAATGGACTCGAAATCAAATTAATCCATTCTCGATTTCGTCCTCATGAGCGGGGACACATTCAGTCGGAAGCATTGAAGGAACAGAGTATCCCGCCAGCAGGACGAATTCTGGTTGCTACTCAAGCAATTGAAGCGGGAGTCGACATCTCGGCGACCACTCTGTTTACAGAACTGGCTCCCTGGTCTTCACTGGTGCAGCGATTCGGTCGCTGTAATCGAAAAGGAATTTGCGGAACTGATAATCACCCGAGTGCTCAGATTTTCTGGATCGATCTTGATACTGAAAATGCCAGGCAGGCTGCACCTATTGCATTGCCTTACACGATTGAAGAGATGGATCGTGCCAGAGATGTGATTCGTAATCTAACCGATGTCGGCCCTCAATCACTTCCGAAGGTGACAGAACCCGAACCGATCGTGCATGTCCTTCGCAGGAAAGACCTCATAGAACTTTTTGATACCACTCCCGATTTGAGCGGTAACGATCTCGACATTTCCCGCTACATTCGAGAAGCAGACGACACGAGCGTGCAGGTTTACTGGCGTGGCTGGGAGATTGGCGAGTCGAACAGGAAACGCGAACCACCTCAGCCAGATCTCGACACATTTCCTGCTCCAGATCGACAGGAGCTTTGTGCCGTATCGATCACACAGTTCAAAGAGTTTGTCTCCAAAACACTCAAGAAGAATGACAAGACGAAATCTTTGGCCTGGGTTTGGAATCCTTTGGAGAACGAGTGGGAAGAGTGCAGGAATGTACGGCCGGGGCAAATTGTGTTGCTGCATCAACAGGCTGGTGGATACGACAAGGAACTTGGCTGGACGGGTGAAATTTCAGATGGGCCGGTCAAGCCTTGTTCTTCCGGAAAAAATGAGACGTTTCTGCCGGCGATGGATCAGGAAGAACCGGGAACGGCGATTACCATACAAACCCACTTGAACGAGGTTGGCACTTCCGCGATCCAGTTACAACAAGCCGAAGATGCTCAGTGGGATACAGCGATTCCATGGGAAGAAATCATTCGAGCTGCCTGGTGGCACGATGTCGGGAAGGCTCACCCGGCTTTTCAGGGAGCGATGCGGGGGGCGAATTCGGAGTTGCCGGAGGATCAACTGTGGGCGAAATCGGGACGTAATGGGGGCTATCTTCAATACATGATGAAAGGTGGAGAAGAGACGATAAACCGCCGTGGGTTTCGTCATGAACTCGCCAGCGCACTGGCTTTCTTACAACAACATGCCGCTGACCCTACCGTGAATCTGATCGCGTACCTGATTGCCTCCCATCATGGCAAAGTCCGGATGAGTATTCGTTGCTTGCCGAACGAAACGAAACCCAAAGATGGACGCTTATTCGCGAGGGGGTTGTGGGATCACGATGAATTACCTGCTCTCGAAATAGGTAATGGTGAAGTCTCCCAAGCCGTCAATCTGGAACTTTCTGTCATGCAATTGGGTGACACTTGCAATGAGGCAGGTCAAACCTGTCCGAGTTGGCTTTCACGAACATTACAACTGCGTGACCAATACGGCCCGTTTCGACTGGCTTTTCTGGAAACACTAATCCGTATCGCCGATTGGCGTGGCAGCAGCAAGAGGGACGCACAATGAAAACAGCAACCTACGATCTCGAATTGACCGGCTGCACACCCAAACCACTGGCTCACTATCTGAAAGCCCTGGGCATTTTGCGACTGGTCTCCGAACAAATACCCGAAAGCCAGGCTCAGGGCTGGTGGCAGAACGACACATTCTGGCTGCGTTCGACTTTGGATCGGGAAGCGTTAATTAACTTCTTTCTGAATGATTACTCACCCAGCCCAATTGTTGGGCCGTGGGGTGCACGAAGTGGATTTTTTGAGGCCTCTTCAGAAAAAGCTGCCCGAGAAGCCCTGACTGCAATTCAAACTGAGAATAACCCTCGACTTTTGTCGATGAAAAATGCAATCAGTGCGGTTCAAAATATTTTAGTTCAACTGGGGTTGAGTCAGAAGGCCGAGTCAGAGGAAGACAAGTTAGCACTGTTGCGTGCCTGTCGGAATCGAATGGATGATGAATTATTGGCCTGGTTAGATGCGGTTTATGTGCTGACTACTGAGAGTCGTGCCTTTCCCCCACTTTTGGGTACCGGGGGTAATGAAGGAAGCGGTTCCTATATGTCGGGGTACGCTCAGCAGATTGTGGCTGTACTCATTGAGCGAAAATGGGATCAGTCTTTGTCTCCCTCATTATTTGGCACAACCGGACTGAATCTATTTGATAAACAAACCCCTGGTCACTTTTTGCCTGATGCTGCGGGAGGGCCAAATTCTGACACAGGTTTTTCCGCCAATACTTTTCTGAATCCCTGGGATTACCTGCTGGGTTTGGAAGGCTCATTGATGTTCGC from Rubinisphaera italica includes the following:
- a CDS encoding substrate-binding domain-containing protein; its protein translation is MPRPPRLSLDMMETLVILFECEGDASMAADMLEINQPSMSKRLGILQHSNPLARYPWLEKQGKLWVLTHEGERNLPAIRDIVRTARNLQEDLDERVERAPDISIACGQLAVQTFVRHALLKFRKRNPELRIRVSTPRGEERILGVATGHYDVAIVTHDEADILNIAKRPLHVENLFEDPWVATCSNKAPKEIRQKFESLPGKITFADLVGFPLLLPEPDAGMRKKFDRAVIAAGLQDKLSVRMELGGWNTLLEFVKDGWGIGIVSRQSSLNQKLMTKELQAEKDWQPAAVRLITRPIDDDQTESTSLQELTELIKEASPK
- a CDS encoding helix-turn-helix transcriptional regulator translates to MGESFQLMRQWRILQLLSARRYGMTVKELADEGEVHTRTIVRDLNLLKTVGFPIHESVGSHGRKHWKINSEVGIAQLQFTLEEAAALYLGRQFLEAFAGTLFWAGSQSAFQKMRAALSDQTIEYLEKLAATVHLSALQHVDYSDRAELIDDLMMAAEDRRLTVITYQSLRSTEPVTLYDLHPYAIVFHKGALYLIAWSLQHKQIRTFKIDRISEVEVQSGLMKFKRPQDFQPEEFLANSFGIFSNDDPPSTVRVRFSKDVVRILNEKKFHPSQELVPQSDGSVIAAYSLSTFEEFRSWLLSFGRHARVIEPAELIEQIRDEVGVMSQMYLNSVSNK
- a CDS encoding type IV secretory system conjugative DNA transfer family protein, encoding MSPELLTSSPAPIKLGRPLERTSSFGFSNPNPQSSPLQTLHTPITEYRGDSHLITLAPTGRGKGVSSIVPTLLDYPGSVIVFDPKGENYQISGRRRKEMGQRVIVLNPFNVLSDETDSLNPLDLLQLEGADIESDAQMLAQMFAAGNRFNRDPFWDNSACGVLSGLIAYFGSKPDDSTRTVNAIHEQFHADDVIYQLAVLLDNHKDEMPQFAYRELAAFLQHPEKETRPSVQSTVASYLKCLAGGKVPEVLKHSSFSLQDFVDGEPISIFIIIPPSKLVSHRNLLRLLIATLLGAVLTRENRPEHATLFLLDEAAQLGHFPLLEQAITLCRGYGLKVWSFWQDLSQLKEHYPETWKSILNNCDIKQLFGISGMFMAQEWSSILEHDPHDLLKLADNEHLLIFPDGTEEIQQRLNYLCDPEYAGLFDENPRYSHTRRIRKRPEYRGRKLPLPDPPEKEQNDDNKQSL
- the cas3g gene encoding type I-G CRISPR-associated helicase/endonuclease Cas3g — protein: MNYKTFFKSATDGFKPYPYQTRLAEAELFPEVLSVPTGVGKTAAVILAWMYRRHLDESASQTPRRLIYCLPMRTLVEQTHEVTRLWRDQLQQAGLLKRPVNLHVLMGGEEDTRWYASPEKDAILIGTQDMLLSRALNRGYGMSRYRWPIDFSLVNNDCLWVLDETQLMGVGLTTSAQLQGLREKLQTYGNCQTLWMSATLNPDPLNTVDHPLPKTGKWLSEQIEADDREDDRVENLLTASKPLLPASLAVPTDSASRKKYPQQLAEQVLKSHQAGTLTLVVLNRVDRTQETFRQLQKQTEKENGLEIKLIHSRFRPHERGHIQSEALKEQSIPPAGRILVATQAIEAGVDISATTLFTELAPWSSLVQRFGRCNRKGICGTDNHPSAQIFWIDLDTENARQAAPIALPYTIEEMDRARDVIRNLTDVGPQSLPKVTEPEPIVHVLRRKDLIELFDTTPDLSGNDLDISRYIREADDTSVQVYWRGWEIGESNRKREPPQPDLDTFPAPDRQELCAVSITQFKEFVSKTLKKNDKTKSLAWVWNPLENEWEECRNVRPGQIVLLHQQAGGYDKELGWTGEISDGPVKPCSSGKNETFLPAMDQEEPGTAITIQTHLNEVGTSAIQLQQAEDAQWDTAIPWEEIIRAAWWHDVGKAHPAFQGAMRGANSELPEDQLWAKSGRNGGYLQYMMKGGEETINRRGFRHELASALAFLQQHAADPTVNLIAYLIASHHGKVRMSIRCLPNETKPKDGRLFARGLWDHDELPALEIGNGEVSQAVNLELSVMQLGDTCNEAGQTCPSWLSRTLQLRDQYGPFRLAFLETLIRIADWRGSSKRDAQ